One window of Metamycoplasma arthritidis genomic DNA carries:
- a CDS encoding superantigen MAM yields MKTKKLLIATVTLATGLLGILPLTSMKLRVENPKKAQKHFVQNLNNVVFTNKELEDIYNLSNKEETKEVLKLFKLKVNQFYRHAFGIVNDYNGLLEYKEIFNMMFLKLSVVFDTQRKEANNVEQIKRNIAILDEIMAKADNDLSYFISQNKNFQELWDKAVKLTKEMKIKLKGQKLDLRDGEVAINKVRELFGSDKNVKELWWFRSLLVKGVYLIKRYYEGDIELKTTSDFAKAVFED; encoded by the coding sequence ATGAAAACAAAAAAATTATTAATCGCAACCGTCACTTTAGCGACTGGGCTTTTAGGAATTTTACCATTAACTAGCATGAAACTTAGAGTTGAAAATCCTAAAAAAGCTCAAAAGCATTTTGTGCAAAATTTAAATAATGTTGTATTTACTAATAAAGAGCTTGAAGATATCTACAATTTAAGTAATAAAGAAGAAACAAAAGAAGTATTAAAATTGTTTAAATTGAAGGTCAACCAATTTTATAGACATGCTTTTGGTATAGTGAATGACTACAATGGACTTCTTGAATACAAAGAAATTTTTAATATGATGTTTTTAAAATTAAGCGTTGTCTTTGACACACAACGTAAAGAGGCAAATAACGTCGAACAAATCAAAAGAAATATCGCTATTTTAGATGAAATAATGGCAAAAGCAGATAACGATTTATCTTACTTTATATCTCAGAATAAGAATTTTCAAGAGTTATGAGATAAAGCTGTCAAACTAACTAAAGAAATGAAAATAAAACTTAAAGGCCAAAAACTAGATCTTCGTGATGGTGAAGTTGCAATAAACAAAGTAAGAGAATTATTTGGCAGCGACAAAAATGTAAAAGAGCTTTGATGATTTAGATCTCTTCTAGTAAAAGGTGTTTACCTTATAAAACGCTATTACGAAGGTGATATTGAACTTAAAACGACATCGGATTTTGCAAAAGCTGTTTTTGAAGATTAA
- a CDS encoding phosphopentomutase, protein MPKFNRIFFIVTDGLGIGKEPRQEEFGDLGANSFLHASEVLPLNIPNWQKLGITEVAQMAGHVAKNKNPMAYVGRIHELSNGKDTLTGHWEMMGIYTEVPNPQFTEKGFPQELLDELSKAWDGRKIIGNKSISGTVILEELGQETINKGHIIVYTSSDSTLQICGDEKTLGVEKLTEYAKKARAICSSKPEWNVARVISRPFVYENGKYTRTFNRHDFATNPTGHIILEDLQAAGVEVIAVGKIKDIFSGVGIDTVYGPASDDENMDIAIDIASSDSKNQFVFINLVQFDSHYGHRRNPIGYSENISRLDIKLGKLISAMKEDDLLIMTSDHGNDPTYKGTDHTREALPLTIYSKSFKKPRVLGELKGLGTAGNIVARNWNVATVKTGEDIFDELI, encoded by the coding sequence ATGCCAAAATTTAACCGCATTTTCTTTATCGTCACTGATGGTTTAGGAATTGGAAAAGAACCTCGCCAAGAAGAATTTGGCGACCTTGGTGCAAATAGTTTTTTACATGCATCAGAAGTTCTTCCCCTTAATATCCCCAATTGACAAAAACTAGGAATAACCGAAGTTGCACAAATGGCAGGGCATGTCGCTAAAAATAAAAACCCAATGGCATATGTTGGAAGGATTCATGAGCTTTCAAATGGAAAAGACACTTTAACTGGGCATTGAGAAATGATGGGAATTTACACCGAAGTGCCCAACCCACAATTTACAGAAAAAGGCTTCCCTCAAGAACTATTAGACGAACTTTCTAAAGCTTGAGATGGAAGAAAAATTATTGGTAATAAAAGCATTTCAGGGACAGTTATTTTAGAAGAATTAGGCCAAGAAACAATTAATAAAGGTCATATAATCGTTTATACATCATCTGATTCAACTTTACAAATTTGTGGTGACGAAAAAACTTTAGGCGTTGAAAAATTAACTGAATATGCCAAAAAAGCACGAGCAATTTGTTCTTCAAAACCAGAATGAAATGTTGCTAGAGTAATTTCTCGTCCATTTGTTTATGAAAATGGCAAATATACAAGAACATTTAACCGCCATGATTTTGCTACTAACCCAACTGGGCACATTATTCTAGAAGACCTTCAAGCAGCCGGTGTTGAAGTTATTGCCGTTGGTAAAATTAAAGATATTTTTAGTGGTGTCGGGATTGATACAGTCTACGGACCTGCTTCGGATGATGAAAATATGGACATTGCCATTGACATTGCTTCATCAGACTCAAAGAACCAATTTGTGTTTATTAACCTAGTGCAATTTGATAGTCACTATGGCCATCGTCGAAACCCTATTGGATATAGTGAAAATATTTCTCGTTTAGATATTAAATTAGGAAAGCTAATTAGTGCTATGAAAGAAGATGATTTATTAATTATGACTTCTGATCACGGTAATGATCCAACTTACAAAGGTACTGATCACACTAGAGAAGCACTTCCTTTAACAATTTATTCTAAATCATTCAAGAAACCTCGTGTATTAGGGGAACTAAAGGGGCTTGGAACTGCTGGAAACATTGTGGCGCGAAACTGAAACGTTGCTACAGTAAAAACTGGCGAAGATATTTTTGATGAACTTATCTAA
- the atpA gene encoding F0F1 ATP synthase subunit alpha, whose product MAIKATDLSAIIKAQIKDFNQNVTFDEVGRVITVGDGIALVSGLNNVEYGELVQFESGVLGMTMNLEEDLVGIVVMGDDRSIVEGNLVKRMRQVISTPVGDELLGRVVNALAKPIDGKGKINTSYHAPIFKVAPGVMARQEVNEPLETGILAIDAMIPIGKGQRELIIGDRQTGKTAIAIDTILNQKGKHVYCIYIAIGQKNSTISQIVDILNKHDALKYTTIISASAAESAPLQYIAPYTGVTIAEEWMAKGKDVLVIYDDLSKHAVAYRTLSLLLRRPPGREAYPGDVFYLHSQLLERAARLNKENGGGSITALPIIETQAEDISAYIPTNVISITDGQIFTKESLFNSGQRPAIDIGYSVSRVGSAAQTKLMKKVVSSLKLELAQYNEMLAFAQFGSDLDQNTRNILEHGAKVYELLKQPQYSPYEQIKQILILFCSKYRLINPIPKAYITKYRDELLNYFLTNSKTLQVISQLTKASDWTEELIESVWEHIMAFNESFIPTIPNLNKYQGQEIPPLPWKAYKK is encoded by the coding sequence ATGGCAATCAAAGCAACTGATTTATCAGCAATTATTAAAGCCCAAATCAAAGACTTTAACCAAAATGTTACTTTTGATGAAGTGGGCCGCGTTATTACTGTCGGTGATGGTATTGCTCTTGTAAGCGGACTTAATAATGTTGAATATGGCGAACTAGTGCAATTTGAATCTGGTGTGTTAGGTATGACAATGAATCTAGAAGAAGATCTAGTTGGTATTGTTGTAATGGGCGATGACCGTAGTATTGTTGAAGGTAATTTGGTTAAAAGAATGCGTCAAGTTATTTCAACCCCAGTTGGAGATGAACTTTTAGGTAGAGTTGTTAATGCCTTAGCAAAACCAATTGATGGCAAGGGCAAGATTAACACTTCTTATCATGCCCCAATTTTCAAAGTTGCTCCAGGGGTTATGGCTAGACAAGAAGTCAATGAACCTTTGGAAACAGGAATTTTAGCAATTGATGCCATGATTCCAATTGGTAAAGGCCAAAGGGAATTAATTATTGGTGACCGTCAAACTGGTAAAACGGCAATTGCAATTGACACGATTCTCAACCAAAAAGGTAAACACGTTTATTGTATTTATATTGCAATCGGACAAAAGAATTCCACAATAAGTCAAATCGTTGACATCTTAAACAAACATGACGCACTTAAATACACAACAATCATTTCAGCCTCGGCCGCTGAAAGCGCTCCACTACAATACATTGCCCCATACACCGGCGTTACTATTGCTGAAGAATGAATGGCTAAAGGTAAAGATGTTTTAGTTATCTACGATGACCTTTCTAAGCACGCTGTCGCTTATCGAACACTTTCATTACTACTAAGACGCCCTCCCGGAAGAGAAGCTTACCCCGGCGATGTTTTTTACCTACATTCGCAACTTTTAGAACGCGCCGCTAGATTAAATAAAGAAAATGGCGGCGGATCAATCACTGCACTTCCGATTATCGAAACACAAGCTGAAGACATTTCTGCTTATATTCCAACTAATGTTATTTCAATTACAGATGGTCAAATTTTTACTAAAGAAAGCCTCTTTAATTCAGGACAACGTCCAGCCATTGATATTGGATATTCGGTTTCGCGGGTAGGCTCAGCTGCTCAAACGAAATTAATGAAAAAAGTAGTATCAAGTTTAAAACTAGAATTAGCACAATACAATGAGATGCTAGCTTTTGCACAGTTCGGTTCAGATCTCGATCAGAACACACGAAACATTTTAGAACATGGTGCTAAAGTCTATGAATTGCTAAAACAACCCCAATATTCACCATACGAACAAATAAAGCAAATCCTAATTTTATTTTGTTCAAAATATCGTCTAATTAACCCTATTCCTAAAGCTTACATCACCAAATACCGTGATGAACTTTTAAATTATTTTTTAACAAATTCGAAAACATTGCAAGTGATCTCACAACTTACTAAAGCATCAGATTGAACTGAAGAATTAATTGAATCAGTATGAGAACACATTATGGCTTTTAACGAGTCATTTATTCCTACTATTCCTAATTTGAATAAGTATCAAGGACAAGAAATTCCACCACTTCCATGGAAAGCTTACAAAAAATAA
- the atpE gene encoding ATP synthase F0 subunit C encodes METIVNGFNQPNAQASPLAYGLTMVAAGLAIMGAGVVSVGQGMAVAKAVEAIGRNPEATSKIRSTLIMGLAIVETASIYCFIIALLIIFV; translated from the coding sequence ATGGAAACAATCGTAAATGGATTTAACCAACCAAATGCTCAAGCAAGCCCCTTAGCTTATGGACTTACTATGGTTGCGGCAGGCCTTGCCATTATGGGAGCGGGTGTGGTTTCGGTTGGTCAAGGTATGGCTGTTGCTAAAGCCGTTGAAGCAATTGGCCGCAATCCCGAAGCCACCTCTAAGATTCGTTCGACTCTAATTATGGGGCTAGCAATTGTTGAAACAGCTTCAATTTATTGTTTTATTATTGCTTTGTTAATTATCTTTGTTTAG
- the atpG gene encoding ATP synthase F1 subunit gamma has product MESLQKIKHRIYSVNSTKKITKAMQLVATAKFGRIKNNFENVKEYYKSVEQIFNDLMLQTTIDIDALLNVNAWTFTAKRKLYIVFGSDIGLCGSYNSEVTKKIYEVITPDDILIVIGSKLLTLLKKDKSLHIIQTITQIGDTPTYDIARVIANKLYDVLQISLLSSVNLIYTNYLNPIKFDVVVQEIFPITPKRDSLENKESKARIEVDKNAFEPNPDVILKNSFPIFFEAAIYHAIFSSKLAETSSRRTAMEQASDNAQDIIEDLTIQYNSSRQAKITQEITEIVSGNDK; this is encoded by the coding sequence ATGGAAAGCTTACAAAAAATAAAACACCGCATTTACTCGGTTAATTCAACTAAAAAAATAACTAAAGCAATGCAGTTGGTTGCAACCGCTAAATTCGGAAGAATAAAAAATAATTTCGAAAATGTTAAAGAATATTACAAAAGTGTTGAGCAAATTTTCAATGATCTTATGTTACAAACTACCATTGACATTGACGCACTTTTAAATGTTAATGCGTGAACATTTACCGCCAAACGAAAACTATATATTGTTTTTGGTTCTGATATTGGTCTTTGTGGTTCTTATAATTCAGAAGTTACTAAAAAGATTTATGAAGTAATCACTCCTGATGATATTTTGATCGTAATAGGTTCTAAACTCTTAACTTTACTTAAAAAAGATAAATCGTTACATATTATTCAAACCATTACTCAAATTGGTGACACTCCAACTTACGACATTGCTAGAGTGATAGCCAATAAGTTATACGATGTCCTTCAAATTTCTTTATTGAGTTCAGTTAATTTAATTTACACTAATTATTTAAATCCCATTAAATTTGATGTCGTTGTACAAGAGATTTTCCCAATTACACCAAAACGAGATTCATTAGAAAATAAAGAGTCAAAGGCCAGAATTGAAGTAGATAAAAACGCGTTTGAACCAAACCCTGATGTGATTTTGAAAAACTCATTTCCAATTTTTTTTGAAGCGGCAATATATCATGCCATCTTTTCATCGAAATTAGCAGAAACTAGCTCCCGCCGAACTGCAATGGAACAAGCAAGCGATAATGCCCAAGATATTATTGAAGATTTAACAATTCAATATAATAGTTCTCGCCAAGCCAAAATTACTCAAGAAATTACCGAAATAGTAAGTGGTAATGACAAATAA
- a CDS encoding F0F1 ATP synthase subunit A: MDKLIGNPHWLGPSEVNENVIFTMIALVVITFILAILIFVAIKRQKVEKAPGAAVLLVEQLITKGDDYASDLHEHRLDKANPYFISIFVFLLFGNLLSLFGFAPIGSALSAVLAASAVTWIVTFGLNVIYHKIIFLLKLLNPLELAGNVTPLISLTFRMFGNIIGGVVLITLFHAFLNSIWIKIINVSAESAAAVINPFGILLTPIFNLYFDLFAGAIQAFVFMTLTISYWSEASEVDVKEKHREKISEWQDEIVAKEVTATTNMTN; this comes from the coding sequence ATGGATAAATTAATTGGTAATCCCCATTGATTAGGCCCTTCAGAAGTTAATGAAAACGTCATTTTTACAATGATCGCTTTAGTGGTCATAACTTTTATTTTGGCGATTCTAATTTTTGTTGCTATTAAACGTCAAAAGGTCGAAAAAGCTCCTGGGGCTGCTGTTTTATTAGTGGAGCAGCTAATAACCAAAGGCGATGATTATGCTAGTGATTTACATGAACATCGTTTGGATAAGGCTAATCCCTATTTTATTTCAATTTTTGTGTTTTTATTATTTGGTAATCTACTTTCTCTTTTTGGTTTTGCTCCAATTGGATCAGCTCTTTCTGCAGTTTTAGCAGCTTCAGCCGTAACATGAATTGTTACTTTTGGTTTGAATGTTATTTATCATAAGATTATTTTCTTACTTAAGTTGCTTAACCCGCTTGAACTGGCAGGTAATGTTACACCGTTAATTTCACTAACATTCCGTATGTTCGGGAATATTATTGGTGGTGTTGTGTTAATTACTTTGTTTCATGCTTTTTTAAATTCAATTTGAATCAAAATAATTAATGTTAGTGCCGAAAGTGCCGCTGCTGTTATTAACCCATTTGGCATTTTGCTAACCCCAATTTTTAATCTATATTTTGATTTATTTGCTGGGGCTATTCAAGCTTTTGTGTTTATGACTTTAACAATTTCATATTGATCCGAAGCCTCCGAAGTTGATGTAAAAGAAAAACATCGTGAGAAAATTTCCGAATGACAAGATGAAATTGTTGCTAAAGAAGTAACTGCAACAACAAATATGACTAATTAA
- a CDS encoding ATP synthase F0 subunit B: MNFNINQSSISDAITKTFGNLTINWPFFVFSFLTLILVVTIVTLLVYKPLKKMLKNRQNFIQNNIDESIKAKEAALKVQEEIDEKIIESSKHANQIIEQAKLERERIINNGIEVSNKKAEIIIEQANILVTKSQAEFENKQRKIIVENAVEIAKKIIGREIRDKDNLKMIEEMLES; the protein is encoded by the coding sequence ATGAACTTTAATATCAATCAATCTTCAATATCAGATGCAATTACAAAAACTTTTGGCAATCTAACTATTAACTGGCCATTTTTTGTCTTTTCGTTTTTGACACTAATTTTAGTAGTTACCATTGTAACTTTACTAGTCTACAAACCCCTAAAAAAAATGTTAAAAAACCGACAAAACTTTATTCAAAATAATATTGATGAGTCAATTAAAGCCAAAGAAGCTGCTCTAAAAGTTCAAGAAGAAATTGATGAAAAAATTATTGAATCTTCTAAACATGCTAATCAAATTATTGAACAAGCTAAATTAGAAAGAGAAAGAATTATTAATAATGGTATTGAAGTTAGCAATAAAAAAGCTGAAATCATTATTGAACAAGCAAATATTTTAGTAACAAAATCACAAGCGGAATTTGAAAACAAACAACGTAAAATTATCGTAGAAAATGCTGTTGAAATCGCTAAAAAAATCATTGGTCGAGAAATCCGCGACAAAGACAACTTAAAAATGATTGAAGAAATGTTAGAAAGTTAA
- a CDS encoding ATP-dependent Clp protease ATP-binding subunit, protein MEFSFTPNDDNKDVLKEYGRNLTDLALQNKLEPVINRDEEIRALVRILSRKTKNNPVLVGEPGTGKTAIVEGLARKIVEGQVPENLQGKDIIELDLAALIAGTQFRGQFEERLKKVTKKVEESNGNIILFIDEIHMLVGAGSTSEGTMDAANILKPLMARGQLHLIGATTLDEYREHIEKDPALERRMQKVAIEEPSIDDTIAILRGIKERYETYHEVKIEDEALVAAANLSARYISDRFLPDKAIDLIDEAASNIKTEMKYLPEPLEKINQQIARLEIEKAAISEEKTQKSKERFVEIQKELEEIKKQKEVIEKKWQAEKEDIQKLSSTKESIEELRAKLPILQSEGNYIEASKIMYVQIPELIKKQNEIEEKINSRKDPLIKELVDAEEVATIVSKWSKIPVNKLLESQKTKLMNLENVLGTRVKGQEQAIKVVSEAIQRAKANINDPNRPIGSFLFLGPTGVGKTELARTLADCLFDDENRIIRLDMSEYMEKHSVSKLIGSPPGYIGFEKGGQLTEKVRQNPYSIVLFDEIEKANSDVLNLLLQIMDNGALTDSRGKKVNFRNTIIIMTSNIGSEEILNKTLDEQRTKTLLLEKLKPEFINRIDEIVTFNSLTIDNIKDIVKLELDKLLNRVKEQQNIILKYDDEVLEYVARKSYSPTFGARPIKRFLQKNVENMLAMEIISGKIKEYSEVPITIQNEKIIIATDQTFFN, encoded by the coding sequence ATGGAATTCTCTTTTACACCAAACGATGATAATAAAGATGTTCTAAAAGAATACGGGCGTAATTTAACTGATCTAGCCTTGCAAAATAAACTAGAACCAGTGATTAACCGTGATGAAGAAATTCGTGCTTTAGTAAGAATACTAAGTAGAAAAACCAAAAATAACCCTGTACTAGTTGGTGAACCGGGCACCGGGAAAACCGCCATTGTTGAAGGGCTTGCTAGAAAAATCGTTGAAGGTCAAGTACCAGAAAACTTACAAGGTAAAGATATTATTGAACTTGACCTTGCCGCTTTAATTGCTGGGACACAATTCCGTGGGCAATTTGAAGAAAGATTAAAAAAAGTTACAAAAAAAGTTGAAGAATCAAATGGTAACATCATCTTATTTATTGATGAAATTCATATGTTAGTCGGGGCCGGAAGCACAAGTGAAGGCACTATGGATGCAGCTAACATTCTTAAACCTCTAATGGCAAGAGGACAACTTCATTTAATTGGAGCAACAACCCTTGACGAATATCGTGAGCACATTGAAAAAGATCCCGCTTTAGAAAGAAGAATGCAAAAAGTAGCAATTGAAGAACCTTCAATTGATGACACAATCGCTATTTTACGTGGTATCAAAGAGCGATATGAAACTTACCATGAAGTAAAAATTGAAGATGAAGCTTTAGTGGCTGCTGCTAATTTATCAGCCCGTTATATTTCTGATCGTTTTTTACCTGATAAGGCTATTGATTTAATTGATGAAGCAGCTTCAAACATTAAAACTGAGATGAAATACTTACCTGAACCATTAGAGAAAATTAATCAACAAATTGCGAGATTAGAAATTGAAAAAGCTGCTATTTCTGAAGAAAAAACTCAAAAATCAAAAGAACGATTTGTCGAAATTCAAAAAGAACTTGAAGAAATTAAAAAACAAAAAGAAGTCATTGAAAAAAAATGACAAGCCGAAAAAGAAGACATCCAAAAACTAAGTTCTACTAAAGAATCAATTGAAGAATTGCGGGCAAAGCTTCCAATTTTACAAAGTGAAGGAAACTATATTGAAGCTTCAAAAATCATGTATGTTCAAATTCCCGAACTTATTAAAAAGCAAAATGAAATAGAAGAAAAAATCAACTCGCGTAAGGATCCTTTAATAAAAGAACTAGTCGATGCTGAAGAAGTGGCAACGATTGTTAGCAAATGAAGCAAAATTCCTGTTAATAAATTACTAGAATCCCAAAAAACTAAATTGATGAATCTTGAAAATGTTCTTGGTACAAGAGTAAAAGGGCAAGAACAAGCAATCAAGGTGGTTTCAGAAGCGATCCAAAGAGCAAAAGCAAATATTAATGACCCAAATCGTCCTATTGGCTCATTTCTATTTTTAGGACCAACGGGGGTAGGGAAAACCGAACTCGCTAGAACTTTAGCTGATTGTCTATTTGATGATGAAAATCGCATTATTAGATTGGATATGTCCGAGTATATGGAAAAACATTCCGTAAGTAAATTGATTGGTTCTCCTCCAGGATACATTGGTTTTGAAAAAGGCGGACAACTAACCGAAAAAGTAAGACAAAATCCTTATTCAATTGTGCTTTTTGACGAAATAGAAAAAGCTAATAGTGATGTTTTAAATTTATTGTTACAAATTATGGACAATGGTGCTTTAACTGATAGCAGAGGCAAAAAAGTTAATTTCCGCAACACAATCATTATTATGACAAGTAATATTGGCAGCGAAGAAATTCTAAATAAAACGCTAGACGAACAAAGGACTAAAACATTACTTCTAGAAAAACTAAAACCCGAATTTATTAACAGAATTGATGAAATTGTCACTTTTAATTCTCTAACAATAGATAACATTAAAGATATCGTCAAACTCGAACTTGATAAACTACTAAATAGGGTAAAAGAACAGCAAAATATTATTCTTAAATACGACGATGAAGTACTGGAATATGTTGCTAGAAAATCATATTCTCCAACCTTTGGTGCCCGTCCCATTAAAAGATTTTTACAAAAAAATGTTGAAAACATGCTTGCTATGGAAATTATTTCTGGAAAAATAAAGGAATATAGCGAAGTGCCAATTACAATACAAAACGAAAAAATCATAATTGCAACGGACCAAACATTTTTTAACTAA
- the pyk gene encoding pyruvate kinase yields MKYNKQRTKIVATIGPSSNTYDVMKQLVEAGVTTIRVNFSHGDEEIHTNVYNLAREVSRELNVPISLLLDTKGPEIRIGKMKDDACLLKKGSIVTIKTDENSYKNLVGDDKVITVSYRMDKDMHVGAKVLLDDGKLVTIVKEIKPEIILVEVQNDHVLKTNKRVNIPGIDFSMPFMSPKDREDIIWGAKYGVDFIAASFVNSAKNVHEIREILKQANAEHIQICSKIESQTGIDNIDEIIEASDSIMIARGDLGLEIPYYEVPYWEKKIIAKCRKANKEVIVATQMLDSMEKTPLPTRAEISDVYWATELGASATMTSGETASGQYPVEAIKTMATINHRAEQEYFNEIATSCNCQCQPKCELGHVAKELKEKTKTGDFPYTIAISEDGKLLKKIAKYKPNTTVIALVSDPKIETAFGITFGIFCEKNGAKAIEKVIKDPKYLNEILASHFDIKKGQKFLVIKDGLISENSL; encoded by the coding sequence ATGAAATACAATAAACAAAGAACGAAAATTGTCGCAACAATTGGTCCTTCTTCAAATACTTATGATGTTATGAAACAATTAGTCGAAGCTGGAGTTACTACTATTAGAGTGAATTTTTCACATGGTGATGAAGAAATTCATACTAATGTTTATAACTTAGCAAGAGAAGTTTCTCGTGAACTAAATGTTCCAATTTCTTTACTTTTAGATACTAAGGGCCCTGAAATTAGAATTGGCAAAATGAAAGATGATGCTTGCTTACTTAAAAAAGGTAGCATCGTAACTATCAAAACAGATGAAAATTCTTATAAAAATTTAGTTGGCGATGATAAAGTGATCACTGTTTCATATCGCATGGATAAAGATATGCATGTAGGTGCAAAAGTTTTATTAGATGATGGCAAATTAGTGACAATCGTTAAAGAAATCAAGCCTGAAATTATTTTAGTAGAAGTGCAAAATGACCATGTTCTAAAAACTAATAAAAGAGTGAATATTCCTGGAATTGATTTTTCAATGCCTTTTATGTCGCCTAAGGATCGTGAAGACATTATTTGAGGTGCTAAATATGGCGTTGATTTCATTGCCGCTTCTTTTGTGAATAGTGCTAAAAATGTTCATGAAATCCGTGAAATTTTAAAACAAGCAAATGCTGAACACATTCAAATTTGTTCAAAGATTGAATCACAAACCGGAATTGACAATATTGACGAAATTATTGAAGCTAGTGATTCAATTATGATTGCTCGTGGTGATTTAGGTCTTGAAATTCCTTACTACGAAGTGCCATATTGAGAGAAAAAAATTATTGCCAAATGTCGCAAAGCAAACAAAGAAGTAATTGTTGCAACCCAAATGCTTGATTCTATGGAAAAAACGCCGCTTCCTACAAGAGCAGAGATTAGTGATGTTTATTGGGCTACTGAATTGGGTGCTTCTGCTACTATGACCTCTGGTGAAACTGCTAGTGGACAATATCCAGTTGAAGCAATTAAAACGATGGCAACAATAAATCATCGTGCTGAACAAGAATATTTCAATGAAATAGCAACTTCATGTAACTGCCAATGCCAACCAAAATGTGAGCTTGGACATGTTGCTAAAGAACTTAAAGAAAAAACAAAAACTGGCGATTTTCCATATACTATTGCTATTTCAGAAGATGGCAAATTATTGAAAAAAATTGCCAAATATAAACCAAATACTACTGTAATTGCATTGGTTAGCGATCCGAAGATTGAAACTGCTTTCGGAATCACTTTCGGAATCTTTTGTGAAAAAAATGGTGCTAAAGCAATTGAAAAAGTCATAAAGGATCCTAAGTACTTGAATGAAATTTTGGCTTCGCATTTTGATATTAAAAAAGGTCAAAAATTCTTAGTAATTAAAGATGGTTTAATTTCTGAAAATTCATTGTAA
- a CDS encoding F0F1 ATP synthase subunit delta, with translation MYNINDLIYNWSFALFDLANDEGILKELTADVVKVIKVLKRNKRYLEILNSYNVDLDVKFQKIDEAFSGNNIHLINFIKLAAKAAVAKFLIQILVRFVEISNQKLNVKYGTIFTTIALDEVKVKEFESKISKKLNAKVILKNEIDPSLIAGIKIKIDDYVVENSISGYLNELKKSVIKK, from the coding sequence ATGTACAACATAAATGACTTAATTTATAACTGATCATTTGCTTTGTTTGATTTAGCTAATGATGAAGGCATATTAAAAGAGCTAACAGCCGATGTTGTTAAAGTGATTAAAGTTTTAAAGCGAAATAAAAGATATTTAGAAATTCTCAACTCATACAATGTTGATCTAGATGTTAAATTTCAAAAAATTGATGAAGCTTTTAGCGGCAACAACATTCATTTAATTAACTTTATTAAATTGGCTGCTAAAGCGGCTGTTGCTAAGTTTCTTATTCAAATTTTAGTTAGATTTGTTGAAATCTCTAACCAAAAATTAAACGTCAAGTATGGCACTATTTTTACGACCATTGCTCTTGATGAGGTCAAAGTAAAAGAATTTGAAAGCAAAATTTCTAAAAAACTTAATGCTAAAGTCATTTTAAAAAATGAAATTGATCCAAGTTTAATTGCCGGAATCAAAATCAAAATTGATGACTATGTTGTTGAAAATTCGATTAGCGGATATTTAAACGAACTTAAAAAATCTGTAATTAAAAAATAA